From a single Peromyscus maniculatus bairdii isolate BWxNUB_F1_BW_parent chromosome 4, HU_Pman_BW_mat_3.1, whole genome shotgun sequence genomic region:
- the Btbd18 gene encoding BTB/POZ domain-containing protein 18 has product MCSPASSKILYRNPRFLRVAFLQLHHQQQSGVFCDALLQAEGEAVPAHCCILSACSPFFTERLERERPVQGRKVVLELGGLKIRTLRKLVDFLYTSEMEVSQEEAQDVLSAARQLRVSELETLQLEGGKLVKAPQGRRLNRECLQPPSAAPISARVVAPSRRPRTPLPVTQTPSPLGAVRFKSLGEEEGPHKKSNLPNVESLSDTLLLKKKARICLTQESSSSPSSQREGPKEYKNNPALGPTALSHPSLYRSVDEQLLPRKIRLSRSKPSSHVCTSKPSSVSSGPSSVPTVPGRRLWRQRSVSKSSQGVDKQKPGEVSPLQSTSDPPDVRKTGGSKKQSPECRALTSNSVEEGQVGRVKLRKIVNGTCWEVVQEPPLRNTQDSPQILEPSDVGEPPGTSLSSVNEQETPARLQLCQDSPESPRLQDILLSASHSPDHPVVKSEFGSSPMLIGKEPVLNIDCREPYTFDTTLLGQPCEAEQYRITSAAATSELEEILDFMLCGSDVEPPVGSLESPGAEGCRTPSYHLSETGKNWIEGEEWCLPDMELWPRDLTGLEKEPVVENKEPVEPCSPLVMRSENTESIEPLSPLVMPSEVSREALSLRGSWTPDLEITSSQPLDGQGEKLLHLDSPDSSQRSYRDLSLPCSNWAETGLEVSLGMDEVLYPAPKAVREVSANPELLDPFPGSSEDEIDVVDWSVEGRLGPTSVPSVWPDPSSESETEVDILT; this is encoded by the exons ATGTGCTCTCCTGCCAGTTCCAAAATCCTATACAGGAATCCCCGGTTCCTCCGGGTAGCTTTTCTGCAGCTTCATCACCAGCAGCAGAGCGGTGTGTTTTGTGATGCCCTTCTGCAGGCAGAGG gtgaGGCTGTCCCAGCCCACTGCTGCATCCTGTCCGCCTGCAGTCCCTTCTTCACAGAACGCCTGGAGCGGGAGAGGCCAGTTCAGGGTCGGaaggtggtgctggagctgggaggTTTAAAGATCAGGACACTTAGGAAGCTGGTGGATTTCCTGTATACTTCAGAGATGGAAGTATCTCAGGAAGAAGCCCAGGATGTGCTTTCTGCTGCCCGTCAGCTCCGAGTGTCTGAGCTGGAAACCCTTCAGCTAGAGGGTGGCAAGTTAGTAAAGGCTCCTCAGGGCCGAAGACTAAACAGAGAATGCTTACAACCACCAAGTGCTGCACCAATCTCTGCCAGAGTGGTAGCACCCAGCCGCCGCCCTCGAACTCCACTGCCTGTCACCCAGACTCCTAGTCCCCTTGGAGCAGTGAGGTTTAAGTCCTTAGGGGAAGAAGAGGGGCCTCACAAAAAGAGCAACCTACCAAATGTAGAGAGCTTGTCAGATACCCTTCTACTCAAAAAGAAAGCCAGGATTTGCTTGACTCAAGAAAGCAGCTCATCTCCATCAAGCCAGAGAGAAGGGCCAAAGGAGTACAAGAATAACCCTGCTTTAGGTCCTACAGCACTTTCCCATCCCAGCTTGTATCGTTCTGTGGATGAGCAACTGTTGCCCAGAAAGATCAGGCTGAGTCGCTCAAAGCCATCATCCCATGTCTGTACATCTAAGCCTTCCAGTGTTTCAAGTGGTCCCAGTTCAGTGCCCACAGTCCCTGGCCGGCGTCTTTGGAGGCAGAGAAGTGTAAGTAAATCATCCCAGGGTGTGGACAAGCAGAAGCCAGGGGAAGTCAGTCCTCTGCAGAGCACTTCAGACCCACCTGATGTTAGGAAGACAGGTGGGAGCAAGAAGCAGAGCCCTGAATGCAGAGCACTCACCTCCAACTCTGTGGAAGAGGGGCAGGTTGGAAGAGTAAAGCTTAGGAAGATTGTCAATGGTACCTGCTGGGAGGTGGTCCAGGAGCCTCCCCTGAGAAACACTCAAGACAGTCCCCAGATCTTAGAACCCTCAGATGTAGGAGAGCCTCCAGGAACTTCGCTGTCCTCAGTTAATGAGCAGGAAACACCTGCTAGATTACAACTGTGTCAGGACTCCCCAGAGAGCCCTAGGCTACAAGACATTTTGCTCTCTGCTAGCCACTCCCCGGACCACCCTGTGGTGAAGTCAGAGTTTGGGTCCAGTCCAATGCTGATAGGGAAGGAACCTGTGTTGAATATTGACTGCAGAGAGCCCTACACATTTGACACAACCCTGCTAGGCCAGCCCTGTGAAGCTGAGCAGTATCGAATCACAAGTGCTGCAGCCACCAGTGAGCTGGAAGAGATTCTGGACTTCATGCTGTGTGGCTCAGATGTTGAGCCACCAGTAGGGTCTTTGGAGAGTCCTGGGGCTGAAGGCTGCAGAACCCCAAGTTATCACCTATCAGAAACAGGAAAGAATTGGATTGAAGGGGAAGAATGGTGTTTGCCAGACATGGAACTGTGGCCCAGAGACCTCACAGGATTGGAAAAGGAACCTGTTGTCGAGAACAAAGAGCCAGTTGAGCCCTGTAGTCCCCTTGTCATGCGCTCTGAGAACACAGAATCAATTGAGCCCCTTAGCCCCCTTGTCATGCCCTCTGAGGTGAGTAGAGAGGCACTTTCGCTGAGAGGCTCTTGGACTCCAGACCTTGAAATTACCAGCTCCCAGCCACTGGATGGTCAGGGAGAAAAACTTCTCCACCTTGACTCCCCTGACTCTTCCCAAAGGTCTTATAGGGACCTCTCACTTCCATGCTCAAATTGGGCAGAGACAGGGCTGGAAGTGTCCCTAGGCATGGATGAGGTATTGTATCCTGCTCCCAAGGCAGTCAGGGAAGTGTCTGCTAACCCTGAACTGCTGGACCCATTTCCTGGCAGTTCTGAAGATGAAATTGATGTGGTAGACTGGTCAGTAGAGGGCAGGCTGGGGCCCACTAGTGTTCCCTCTGTCTGGCCCGACCCCTCCTCAGAGTCAGAAACAGAGGTAGATATACTAACATag
- the Selenoh gene encoding selenoprotein H — MAPVGRKRKAAPADTVDKREKLAEGPAVVIEHCTSURVYGRHAAALSQALQLEVPELPVQVNPSKPRRGSFEVTLLRPDNSRAELWTGIKKGPPRKLKFPEPQEVVKELKKYLS, encoded by the exons ATGGCCCCCGTCGGAAGAAAGCGGAAGGCTGCGCCGGCAGATACAGTAGACAAGCGCGAGAAACTGGCGGAGGGCCCGGCGGTGGTCATCGAGCATTG CACGAGCTGACGCGTGTACGGGCGCCATGCGGCTGCCCTGAGCCAGGCTCTGCAGCTGGAGGTCCCAGAGCTGCCTGTGCAGGTGAACCCATCCAAGCCGCGGAGGGGCAGCTTCGAGGTGACGCTGCTGCGCCCGGACAACAGCC GTGCCGAACTCTGGACTGGTATTAAGAAGGGCCCGCCACGAAAGCTCAAATTTCCTGAGCCTCAAGAGGTGGTTAAAGAATTGAAGAAGTACCTTTCGTAA